TTGATATCAATTTTACAATAATTGAAGTCTTTGGTTcgattttttattgaaaagtttattacaatttcaaaactatcatttttcttttaattattttatctgaGCGAAGGATTTAACTTTAGTTTTTCAATAACTGAAgtcatacaatttttataaaacaaaagctcaaaaatttattaaaatttcaaaattgttacactaaattttttttaattgttttatatgaACAAGAAAATTTagcttcaaatttttaataatgaaaacatACATATGTGTTACTtcgatttttataaaattaagatcGAGAATAGTAGTTTTTAGACTTCACTTTTACAAATAACCGAAACATATTATGCTTTAGAGTTCGATTTTTGTTATCCTTATTACTTTGGCCGATTTCCTAATCATAAATGTAGAAAATTACTAAATATAAGTAAAGCAAcacttaaaataatagaaaagttAGTTTTTATTACCTTTGTCCttgaatttaaacaaaaattaatcaaaaaagTCCATTTGGTCTTTATACTTTTCTTCTGGTTATGTGACAATTGCTATATAATATGaactaaaacaatatatatatatatatatatatatatatatatatatatatatatatatatatatatatatatatatatatatatatatatatatatattacattatcaATAGATTCAACTTCAAActtgattttcaaatttatcacACAACTAATTGAGTGACAATTGTAATATAATACGAATTAAaacatagagaaaaaaaattacataagtCAATTATTTGAATAGTTTTCTTAAGTATATCTTCTTTGCAATCTTTGAGAATCTTCCTCCAACTTTGATAACCGATAGGAAATGCATTAACATATTTCTTGCTTATTTAACAAtaattcactattcactatcaTCAAATTGGTTCGTTCTCACTATTTAATTTCAGAATGAACCTTTCATTACCATATAAAAACCAAACATTATTCACTTATAATTGTTTTCTAACTTTTGTACCTTCATTATTTCTcaaaataaatgtgaaatttATTGTTACTTTATGACAAACATAAATCACAAATACTATGTTGCTTGGACAAACACAAGCAATAGATTAACAATtacaaaaatcattttacatATTATTGATTTAAGCTTACCAATGACATCATCAAGCCATAATCTTTTATGTGTGCTTTGATTGTTTAGTTTGCATTtcaatatccaaaatttattttccttcacTGTCAAATTATAACCTTTGTGTAGCTTCAATTGTAGATTCATGGCAAATTCATTTTTGTCACAACGAGGGTCACGACAGAACTACAAttcaacttttaaaaacaaaggtAATAAAGTCATTaccaatatttatttaagatggaattttataataattaaagacATATGCTAACAACTCCAGTTTCATTGACATGGTCCTATCAGTCACTCTATATAGATATTTGATGTGGTACAATTTTTTGAGAGGGAGCCTTTCCCTCAAAGTGGTTTGATAATACATAGATaagtgttttttatgatgattagTTAATGTTCCTTTTTTGTTAAATAGGTTATGAAAATAGGTTAGATTCTATGAGTTATAAGTTCATAGTTGATTTGTGCTAAGTCCTAAATCTGTAAAAATTTGGACTTTATTTactgttttaattaattaagtaaaacaATTAATGGACTAAAATTGTGtgtaaattttaatcaattagagaattaatataattaattaaaatagtctGATGCAAACCAAAAAAATTGAtctttgttttaatcgattaagaaaaACACCTAAATTGAAAGAGTGTGtaaattttaatcgattaagtaataacataattaattaaaattgataattttgtgtctttgttatatatatgtgtttcaATTATTTTGTCGGTACAAAAACATTCTAAAACTATCAAATTGTAAAACACGAACATTGTCTTGAATGATCTTGGAGTATTCTTGGAAGCACCAACAATTGATTAAGGAAATTTAAAGGGTTTAATTgtttcctttgtccccagtttggttgaattgtgtcaaattcatcctcatttttaaaaaagtttcattttcgtcctcacgtggtgtaaaagtttcaattgaatccaaacattgaaaaaatgtgtgtcaatgtagtcatctccgttaaatacacactaacggtgttaaatggctgattatttggcactagaTATCTTCCAACGTGGCAAAAGAGAGGTTTACGTGGATCTGGAAAGGGGTTTTCAAAAAAGCTATTCTTGCCCAATTTCGTGTgttcttttccttctctctttcaAGAAACTTCCGCGCAGTGCCGTAACGTGTCGTTTTTCTCCACACTCTAATCCAATGGTTCCCGTATATGTCGCCGGCGGGGACAGTATCCCGGCACCGGAAATGTCGATCTGAATGAAGACAGCGAACATGGAAAATCAGAAGAGTGGGAGCAAGCTTACCAGAACCCACTCATCGCTCCTTAGTTGTTCTTCTCCTGCAATCCGATCCTCCATCCACAGCCTCTCTTCCATCGTCACCAAAGAGGAACACGAATTGCAGGAACAGGAAAAGCTACTCCTCGATGTTGACGACGACAAGAACAACAAGCCCAAGAAACCCCAAGCCCGAACGCGTCCTCGAGCCCAAGCCCACAGGTCATCCGCCTATTCCGCCCTTGCGGTCTTTTTCCTCGGCGCGTGTTCGCTCTTGTTCTACTTCTTCTACCTCGAGGTGTCCTCCTCGGAGAACGTTTTACTGGCGCTGATTTTCGTGGCCGTGGCGCTCTACTTTGTGTCCAAGAACAAGGGTCTGATTCAGAGATCCTTTTCCGCGGCGAAGCATTCGTGGGAGGAGAATGTGAAG
This window of the Vigna angularis cultivar LongXiaoDou No.4 chromosome 7, ASM1680809v1, whole genome shotgun sequence genome carries:
- the LOC108337023 gene encoding uncharacterized protein LOC108337023, with amino-acid sequence MENQKSGSKLTRTHSSLLSCSSPAIRSSIHSLSSIVTKEEHELQEQEKLLLDVDDDKNNKPKKPQARTRPRAQAHRSSAYSALAVFFLGACSLLFYFFYLEVSSSENVLLALIFVAVALYFVSKNKGLIQRSFSAAKHSWEENVKRLGFSKAVALNPNPKKNTRNYPNQKPQSQNRNFKSHSFNAGKRKLVSIIPSTHRCR